The following proteins are co-located in the Rickettsiales bacterium genome:
- the alr gene encoding alanine racemase has translation MARVATAALSTKNLLHNLETIKNQAQERNIMAMIKANGYGHGLRSVAILLDGKVSSFGVACVDEALALRKVNVKAPITLMSGAFEPNDLLIASEQNFHLIFHEKQQLKWLETIKLTNPIKIWLKIDTGMGRLGFLPEDAKEIYKILSNNPQIIKPIGIISHLAYSEEKDHPLNQTQFKRFKQFTKEMSGPKSIANSAAIFNFENNLYEVVRPGLSLYGISPLPHKSASSLNLKPVMTLQTKLVKVSNFKKHTTIGYGAKFSCPEDMPVGVIAMGYGDGYPRTAKDGTPVLVNNKKCQIVGRVSMDMATIDLRNCPDAQAGDPVTLWGDKLPIEEVAKHTDHIPYDLICGVQQRVKFYWS, from the coding sequence ATGGCAAGAGTTGCTACAGCAGCATTATCTACGAAAAATCTTCTTCATAATCTTGAAACTATAAAAAACCAGGCTCAAGAGCGCAATATAATGGCAATGATCAAGGCTAATGGATATGGTCACGGGCTTCGCTCTGTTGCTATTCTCTTAGATGGTAAAGTTAGCAGCTTTGGTGTTGCGTGCGTAGATGAAGCTCTAGCCTTAAGAAAAGTGAATGTTAAGGCACCAATCACCTTAATGTCCGGTGCTTTTGAACCAAATGATTTACTTATTGCTTCTGAACAAAATTTTCACCTTATCTTTCATGAGAAACAACAATTAAAATGGTTAGAAACTATCAAATTAACAAATCCTATCAAAATTTGGCTAAAAATTGATACTGGCATGGGTCGCTTAGGTTTCCTCCCAGAAGATGCAAAAGAAATATATAAAATATTAAGCAACAATCCACAAATAATAAAACCTATTGGAATAATATCTCATTTAGCTTACTCTGAAGAAAAGGATCACCCCTTAAATCAAACCCAATTTAAGAGATTTAAGCAATTCACCAAAGAAATGTCGGGTCCCAAAAGCATTGCTAATTCTGCTGCAATTTTTAATTTTGAAAATAATTTATATGAAGTTGTAAGGCCAGGATTATCATTATATGGAATCTCTCCCCTTCCCCATAAATCAGCTTCAAGTCTAAATTTAAAACCCGTTATGACCTTGCAAACAAAATTAGTCAAAGTATCTAACTTTAAAAAACATACAACAATCGGTTATGGCGCCAAATTCTCCTGCCCTGAAGACATGCCTGTGGGAGTAATTGCTATGGGCTATGGAGATGGATATCCCAGAACTGCTAAAGATGGTACCCCTGTACTTGTGAATAATAAAAAATGTCAAATAGTTGGCAGAGTATCTATGGACATGGCCACTATTGATCTTAGAAATTGTCCAGATGCTCAAGCTGGAGACCCTGTCACTTTATGGGGTGATAAATTACCAATAGAAGAAGTTGCAAAACACACAGATCATATTCCTTATGATCTTATCTGCGGAGTTCAACAACGGGTCAAGTTCTATTGGAGTTAG